From a single Couchioplanes caeruleus genomic region:
- a CDS encoding MDR family MFS transporter: MRGWLREAAGGLPRQFWFLWTGTLINRLGAFVVIYLAIYLTQDLHFSQSQAGLVLGAYGVGGAIGTMTGGVLTDRWGRRPTMLTAQFGTAALMLTLGFAGQFWQLLAGAWLLGVFAEGVRPAFQAMMVDVVPDRDRIRAFSLNYWAINLGFAGAAILAGMLAKVDYLLLFVVDAGTTLVTALISLVFIAETQPVRAVVRRVRGGPGLGTVFRDRVFVSFLALNFVIVLVIMQHMSTLPIAMTADGLSPATFGWVIAVNGLMIVAGQLFVPKLIDGRNRSRVLALAILIMGVGFGLNAFAGSAAFYAVTVVIWTLGEMLQSPSNSALVAELSPSQLRGRYQGVNSLSWSAGSALAPVIGGFVQQHAGSAVLWLSCAALGALVAVGQLVSGPARERRAAELRLTESALTTPAPAATETTHEEDVTPPRQVPVPADN; the protein is encoded by the coding sequence GTGCGCGGGTGGTTGCGGGAAGCGGCGGGTGGGCTGCCCCGGCAGTTCTGGTTCCTCTGGACCGGGACGCTGATCAATCGGCTCGGCGCCTTCGTCGTCATCTACCTGGCCATCTACCTCACCCAGGACCTGCACTTCTCGCAGAGCCAGGCCGGCCTGGTGCTGGGGGCGTACGGCGTCGGCGGCGCGATCGGCACGATGACCGGCGGGGTGCTCACCGACCGCTGGGGCCGGCGCCCCACGATGCTCACCGCCCAGTTCGGCACCGCCGCGCTGATGCTCACGCTGGGCTTCGCCGGGCAGTTCTGGCAGCTGCTCGCCGGCGCCTGGCTGCTGGGCGTCTTCGCCGAGGGGGTCCGGCCGGCGTTCCAGGCGATGATGGTCGACGTGGTCCCGGACCGGGACCGCATCCGGGCGTTCTCGCTGAACTACTGGGCGATCAACCTGGGCTTCGCCGGAGCAGCGATCCTGGCCGGGATGCTCGCGAAGGTCGACTACCTGCTGCTGTTCGTGGTGGACGCCGGCACGACCCTCGTCACCGCGCTCATCAGCCTGGTCTTCATCGCCGAGACGCAGCCGGTCCGGGCGGTCGTCCGGCGGGTCCGCGGCGGCCCGGGCCTGGGTACGGTCTTCCGCGACCGGGTCTTCGTGAGCTTCCTCGCGCTGAACTTCGTGATCGTCCTGGTGATCATGCAGCACATGTCCACGCTGCCGATCGCGATGACCGCGGACGGCCTCAGCCCGGCCACCTTCGGCTGGGTGATCGCGGTGAACGGGCTGATGATCGTGGCGGGCCAGCTGTTCGTGCCGAAGCTCATCGACGGCCGCAACCGGTCCCGGGTGCTGGCGCTCGCCATCCTGATCATGGGCGTCGGCTTCGGGCTCAACGCGTTCGCCGGCTCGGCCGCCTTCTACGCGGTCACCGTGGTGATCTGGACCCTCGGCGAGATGCTGCAGAGCCCGTCGAACTCGGCGCTGGTGGCCGAGCTGTCGCCGTCCCAGCTGCGGGGCCGCTACCAGGGCGTCAACTCGCTGTCATGGTCGGCGGGTTCGGCGTTGGCACCGGTGATCGGCGGCTTCGTGCAGCAGCATGCGGGCAGCGCCGTCCTCTGGCTGAGCTGCGCGGCGCTCGGCGCGCTGGTCGCGGTCGGCCAGCTGGTGTCCGGCCCCGCCCGGGAACGCCGCGCGGCCGAACTGCGCCTGACGGAGAGCGCGCTCACGACGCCCGCACCCGCCGCGACGGAGACGACCCACGAGGAGGACGTGACCCCGCCGCGGCAGGTGCCGGTGCCTGCCGACAACTAG
- a CDS encoding phosphoglyceromutase: MRGLALRQDGGMTGTLVLLRHGESEWNAKNLFTGWVDVDLNAKGETEARRGGELLKEHGLLPDVVHTSVLRRAIRTSEIALHTADRHWIPVKRHWRLNERHYGALQGKDKKQTLETYGEEQFMLWRRSYDVPPPPIDDNDEYSQFADPRYAALPPELKPRSECLKDVLLRALPYWYDAIVPDLRAGKTVLVAAHGNSLRAIVKHLDQISDESIAKVNIPTGIPLRYDLDDNLRPVTAGGAYLDPELAKEAAAAVANQGR, translated from the coding sequence ATGCGGGGTCTCGCGTTGCGGCAGGATGGGGGTATGACTGGGACCCTTGTGCTGCTGCGCCACGGCGAGAGCGAGTGGAACGCCAAGAACCTCTTCACCGGCTGGGTCGACGTCGACCTGAACGCCAAGGGGGAGACGGAGGCCCGCCGCGGCGGCGAGCTGTTGAAGGAGCACGGCCTGCTGCCGGACGTCGTGCACACCAGCGTGCTGCGCCGCGCCATCCGGACCAGCGAGATCGCCCTGCACACCGCGGACCGGCACTGGATCCCGGTCAAGCGGCACTGGCGGCTCAACGAGCGCCACTACGGCGCCCTGCAGGGCAAGGACAAGAAGCAGACCCTCGAGACGTACGGCGAGGAGCAGTTCATGCTCTGGCGCCGGTCGTACGACGTGCCCCCGCCGCCGATCGACGACAACGACGAGTACTCGCAGTTCGCCGACCCGCGCTACGCGGCCCTGCCGCCGGAGCTCAAGCCCCGCTCGGAATGCCTGAAGGACGTGCTCCTGCGCGCCCTGCCGTACTGGTACGACGCGATCGTGCCGGACCTGCGCGCGGGCAAGACGGTGCTGGTGGCTGCACACGGCAACAGCCTGCGCGCGATCGTGAAGCACCTCGATCAGATCTCCGACGAGTCCATCGCGAAGGTGAACATCCCGACGGGGATCCCGCTGCGCTACGACCTCGACGACAACCTGCGCCCGGTCACCGCCGGCGGGGCGTACCTCGACCCGGAGCTGGCCAAAGAGGCCGCGGCCGCCGTCGCCAATCAGGGTCGCTGA
- the phoU gene encoding phosphate signaling complex protein PhoU — translation MREEFQADLNEVSRLLVTMAEAVRAALRKATTALLTADREAAEAVMARDAEVDDIYRQVETKVADTIARQAPVASDLRMVITALHISADLERMGDLAEHVAKTALRRHPSPAVPAELRPVFRQMAEVADRMADKITTVLARPDAGLAAELEKDDDAMDDLERDLFKVLLADDWPYGAETAIDGALLGRFYERYADHAVNSAEQMLYLITGEQAA, via the coding sequence ATGCGTGAGGAGTTCCAGGCGGACCTCAACGAGGTCAGTCGCCTGCTGGTGACGATGGCGGAGGCGGTACGCGCCGCCCTGCGCAAGGCGACGACCGCGCTGCTGACCGCGGACCGGGAGGCGGCCGAGGCGGTCATGGCCCGCGACGCGGAGGTCGACGACATCTACCGCCAGGTCGAGACGAAGGTGGCCGACACGATCGCGCGGCAGGCCCCGGTGGCCTCCGACCTGCGGATGGTGATCACCGCGTTGCACATCTCCGCGGATCTGGAGCGGATGGGCGACCTGGCCGAGCACGTGGCGAAGACGGCGCTGCGCCGGCACCCGTCGCCGGCGGTCCCGGCGGAGCTGCGCCCGGTCTTCCGGCAGATGGCGGAGGTGGCCGACCGGATGGCCGACAAGATCACCACGGTGCTGGCCCGTCCCGACGCCGGCCTGGCGGCCGAGCTCGAGAAGGACGACGACGCCATGGACGACCTGGAGCGCGACCTCTTCAAGGTCCTGCTCGCCGACGACTGGCCGTACGGCGCCGAGACCGCGATCGACGGCGCCCTCCTCGGCCGCTTCTACGAGCGCTACGCCGACCACGCCGTCAACAGCGCCGAACAAATGCTCTACCTCATCACCGGCGAACAGGCCGCCTGA
- a CDS encoding sensor histidine kinase, protein MVYGLALILVALAVGVAAGWLLSRTRGPERPVAGPAPAGASEGVRKIDIDEEPTGRTGLKGLGRKSLDSLRVGVVVLDADDHPVLVNPAARAMGLLRSGGAPGTIAAHPILRTLAGQVRRTGVRREVELDLPRGRAGNASAPLGLHLRAVALNATHVAVEAADVTESHRLARVRRDFVANVSHELKTPIGALQLLAEALLDATELPSSAPEAQSEDLIAARRFADRIHHESARMGRLVNELLELTRLQGAEPLPTPEPVALDWVIAEVVDRTRTTAAAKNIEVVYTGPKGATVYGSDSQVATAVTNLVENAIAYSGEDTRVALTMRQDDEWIEIDVTDQGIGIAPHDVDRIFERFYRADQARSRSTGGTGLGLAIVKHIATNHGGRVDVSSTLGGGSTFTLRLPARPPESPLPLPAAIEIESGAAGLPSA, encoded by the coding sequence ATGGTGTACGGCCTCGCCCTCATCCTCGTCGCGCTCGCCGTCGGCGTCGCGGCGGGATGGCTGCTGTCCCGCACCCGCGGGCCGGAGCGGCCGGTGGCCGGACCCGCGCCGGCCGGAGCGAGCGAGGGGGTACGGAAGATCGACATCGACGAGGAGCCGACCGGCAGGACCGGGCTCAAGGGCCTCGGCCGCAAGAGCCTCGACTCGCTGCGCGTGGGCGTGGTCGTGCTCGACGCGGACGACCACCCCGTGCTCGTGAACCCGGCCGCCCGCGCGATGGGGCTGCTCCGCTCCGGCGGCGCCCCGGGCACCATCGCCGCGCACCCGATCCTGCGCACCCTCGCCGGTCAGGTACGCCGCACCGGCGTACGCCGCGAGGTCGAGCTCGACCTGCCCCGGGGCAGGGCCGGCAACGCGTCCGCGCCGCTCGGGCTGCACCTGCGCGCCGTCGCCCTGAACGCCACCCACGTCGCCGTGGAGGCCGCCGACGTCACCGAGTCGCACCGCCTCGCCCGGGTCCGGCGCGACTTCGTGGCCAACGTGAGCCACGAGCTCAAGACGCCGATCGGGGCCCTGCAACTGCTCGCCGAGGCGCTCCTGGACGCCACCGAGCTCCCCAGCTCCGCGCCCGAGGCGCAGTCCGAGGACCTCATCGCGGCCCGGCGCTTCGCCGACCGGATCCACCACGAGTCCGCCCGCATGGGCCGGCTCGTCAACGAGCTGCTCGAGCTCACCCGGCTGCAGGGCGCCGAGCCGCTGCCCACGCCGGAACCCGTCGCGCTGGACTGGGTCATCGCCGAGGTCGTCGACCGCACCCGGACCACCGCGGCGGCCAAGAACATCGAGGTCGTCTACACCGGCCCCAAGGGCGCCACCGTGTACGGCAGCGACAGCCAGGTCGCCACCGCCGTGACCAACCTCGTGGAGAACGCGATCGCGTACTCGGGCGAGGACACCCGCGTCGCGCTCACCATGCGCCAGGACGACGAGTGGATCGAGATCGACGTCACCGACCAGGGCATCGGTATCGCCCCGCACGACGTGGACCGGATCTTCGAGCGCTTCTACCGCGCCGACCAGGCGCGCTCGCGCTCCACCGGCGGCACCGGCCTCGGCCTGGCCATCGTCAAGCACATCGCCACGAACCACGGCGGCCGCGTCGACGTCTCGAGCACACTGGGTGGAGGCTCGACGTTCACCCTGCGCCTACCGGCGCGCCCCCCGGAATCCCCGCTGCCGTTACCGGCGGCGATTGAGATCGAGTCCGGCGCGGCCGGGCTCCCCTCGGCCTGA
- a CDS encoding response regulator transcription factor yields the protein MARVLVVEDEESFSDALSYMLRKEGFEVSVAPTGTSALTQFDRTGADIVLLDLMLPEMSGTEVCRQLRQRSAVPIIMVTARDSEIDKVVGLEIGADDYVTKPYSPRELVARIRAVLRRQGAEAAEVTTPTLAAGPVRMDVERHVVTVDGTGVQLPLKEFELLELLLRNAGRVLTRGQLIDRVWGADYVGDTKTLDVHVKRLRSKVEPEPSAPRYIVTVRGLGYKFEP from the coding sequence TTGGCTCGCGTGCTCGTGGTCGAGGATGAGGAGTCGTTCTCCGACGCCCTGTCGTACATGCTCCGCAAGGAGGGCTTCGAGGTGTCGGTCGCCCCGACCGGGACCTCGGCGCTGACCCAGTTCGACCGGACCGGCGCCGACATCGTCCTGCTCGACCTCATGCTGCCCGAGATGTCCGGCACCGAGGTGTGCCGGCAACTGCGGCAGCGCTCCGCCGTACCGATCATCATGGTGACCGCCCGGGACAGCGAGATCGACAAGGTGGTCGGCCTGGAGATCGGCGCCGACGACTACGTCACCAAGCCGTACTCGCCGCGCGAGCTGGTCGCCCGCATCCGGGCCGTGCTGCGCCGGCAGGGCGCGGAGGCGGCCGAGGTCACGACGCCGACGCTGGCGGCCGGGCCGGTCCGGATGGATGTCGAACGCCACGTGGTGACGGTCGACGGCACGGGGGTGCAGCTGCCGCTGAAGGAGTTCGAGCTGCTCGAGCTGCTGCTCCGGAACGCCGGGCGGGTCCTGACCCGCGGGCAGCTGATCGACCGGGTCTGGGGCGCCGACTACGTCGGCGACACCAAGACGCTGGATGTGCACGTCAAGCGGCTGCGGTCGAAGGTTGAGCCGGAGCCTAGCGCTCCTCGGTACATCGTTACTGTGCGTGGTCTGGGGTACAAGTTCGAGCCGTGA
- a CDS encoding sugar phosphate isomerase/epimerase family protein, with protein sequence MTSRVPVLLSSSSVFPEPTAAAFEMAATVGYDGVEVMVWTDAVSQDAGALQGLAKHYDVPVLSVHAPCLLVTQRVWSPDPWERLAKAAELAETLGAPTVVVHPPFTWQRDYARNFAEGLAKVQARHPDTTFAIENMYPVRMAGRTFVPYVPGWDPTEAGYDAYTLDLSHCAAARTDSLEMADRMGAGLKHVHLGDGTGEGRDEHLVPGRGTQPCAELLRSLSGRGFRGSVALEVSTRKVKSRDVRVQDLRESLEFARRHLAPADSSTPAVTGA encoded by the coding sequence GTGACTTCCCGTGTCCCCGTACTCCTGTCCAGCTCCTCCGTCTTCCCCGAGCCGACCGCGGCCGCGTTCGAGATGGCGGCGACGGTGGGCTACGACGGCGTCGAGGTCATGGTCTGGACGGACGCCGTCAGCCAGGACGCCGGCGCCCTGCAGGGCCTGGCGAAACACTACGACGTCCCGGTGCTGTCCGTGCACGCGCCATGCCTGCTGGTCACCCAGCGGGTGTGGAGCCCGGACCCGTGGGAGCGGCTCGCCAAGGCGGCCGAGCTTGCCGAGACCCTGGGCGCGCCGACCGTGGTGGTGCACCCGCCGTTCACCTGGCAGCGTGACTACGCGCGCAACTTCGCCGAGGGCCTCGCGAAGGTGCAGGCCCGGCACCCGGACACCACCTTCGCGATCGAGAACATGTACCCGGTGCGCATGGCGGGACGGACCTTCGTGCCGTACGTGCCCGGCTGGGACCCGACCGAGGCTGGCTACGACGCGTACACGCTGGACCTGTCGCACTGCGCGGCGGCCCGCACCGACTCGCTCGAGATGGCCGACCGCATGGGCGCGGGCCTCAAGCACGTCCACCTCGGCGACGGCACCGGCGAGGGCCGCGACGAACACCTCGTGCCCGGCCGCGGCACCCAGCCCTGCGCCGAGCTGCTGCGCTCCCTGTCGGGCCGGGGCTTCCGCGGCTCGGTCGCGCTGGAGGTCTCCACCCGCAAGGTGAAGAGCCGGGACGTACGGGTGCAGGACCTGCGCGAGTCGCTGGAGTTCGCCCGGCGGCACCTGGCGCCGGCGGACTCGAGCACCCCGGCCGTGACCGGCGCCTGA
- a CDS encoding CGNR zinc finger domain-containing protein yields the protein MNFDAYARTAVELVNAGLDDLDGLRSLFGEDLAWMGAEVTEKDLAIFRRARRRLRDVFEYGTSGRDAQAVTELNALLEAYPVQPRISGHDASDWHMHVTSRGASVSAEYLAGAVWGLSVWLCEYGSARFGICADDRCGNVYLDTSSNNCRRFCSERCATRSHVAAHRARKRAATLTPA from the coding sequence GTGAACTTCGATGCGTACGCGCGCACGGCCGTGGAGCTGGTCAACGCCGGCCTCGACGACCTCGACGGGCTGAGGTCACTCTTCGGTGAGGACCTCGCCTGGATGGGTGCCGAGGTCACGGAGAAGGACCTGGCGATCTTCCGCCGGGCCCGCCGACGGCTGCGCGACGTCTTCGAGTACGGCACGTCCGGCCGCGACGCCCAGGCGGTCACCGAGCTCAACGCGCTCCTCGAGGCGTACCCGGTGCAGCCACGCATCTCGGGCCACGACGCGAGCGACTGGCACATGCACGTGACCAGCCGCGGCGCCTCGGTCAGCGCGGAATACCTCGCGGGCGCGGTGTGGGGCCTGTCGGTCTGGCTCTGCGAGTACGGCAGCGCCCGCTTCGGCATCTGCGCCGACGACCGCTGCGGCAACGTCTACCTGGACACGTCGTCGAACAACTGCCGCCGCTTCTGCTCGGAGCGCTGCGCCACCCGGTCGCACGTGGCCGCGCACCGAGCCCGCAAGCGCGCAGCGACGCTGACCCCCGCGTAA
- a CDS encoding proline dehydrogenase family protein, whose protein sequence is MLRSVFLAAAGSSRMERLVSSTPVTKGIVKRFVAGEGVDDALSTSRALADDGLGISLDYLGEDTLTAEQATATKDQYLTLLGRLKSAGLTPAAEVSVKLSALGQKVDDRMAYEYAHAICAAAAEAGTTVTLDAEDHTTTDSTLEILAELRKDHPGTGAVLQAYLRRTEGDCRELATAGSRVRLCKGAYAEPESVAYQSALDVDKAYVRCLNILMSGDGYPMVATHDPRLIAIAEDRARWFDRRADEFEFQMLYGVRPEEQARLAGAGHTVRVYVPYGDQWYGYLMRRLAERPANMAFFGRALASRK, encoded by the coding sequence ATGCTCCGATCCGTCTTTCTCGCCGCCGCCGGGTCGTCCCGGATGGAGCGGCTGGTCTCCTCCACGCCGGTCACCAAGGGAATCGTCAAGCGGTTCGTCGCCGGGGAGGGCGTCGACGACGCGCTGAGCACCAGCCGCGCGCTCGCCGACGACGGCCTGGGGATCAGCCTCGACTATCTGGGCGAGGACACGCTGACCGCGGAGCAGGCGACCGCCACCAAGGATCAGTACCTCACCCTGCTCGGCCGGTTGAAGAGCGCCGGCCTGACGCCGGCCGCCGAGGTCAGCGTGAAGCTCTCGGCCCTGGGTCAGAAGGTCGACGATCGGATGGCGTACGAGTACGCGCACGCGATCTGCGCCGCGGCCGCGGAGGCGGGCACCACGGTCACGCTGGACGCCGAGGACCACACGACCACGGATTCGACGCTGGAGATCCTCGCCGAGCTGCGCAAGGACCACCCGGGCACCGGCGCGGTGCTGCAGGCCTACCTGCGGCGTACCGAGGGGGACTGCCGGGAGCTGGCCACGGCCGGGTCGCGGGTGCGGCTCTGCAAGGGCGCGTACGCGGAGCCCGAGTCGGTCGCGTACCAGTCGGCGCTGGACGTCGACAAGGCGTACGTGCGCTGCCTGAACATCCTCATGTCGGGTGACGGCTACCCCATGGTGGCGACGCACGACCCCCGGCTGATCGCGATCGCGGAGGACCGGGCGCGCTGGTTCGACCGCCGGGCCGACGAGTTCGAGTTCCAGATGCTGTACGGCGTACGCCCCGAGGAGCAGGCCCGGCTGGCCGGCGCGGGGCACACGGTCCGCGTCTACGTCCCCTACGGCGACCAGTGGTACGGCTACCTCATGCGCCGCCTCGCGGAGCGCCCGGCCAACATGGCGTTCTTCGGCCGAGCCCTCGCAAGCCGGAAGTAG
- a CDS encoding helix-turn-helix domain-containing protein — protein sequence MTGPAQAEERLAEVRFLTVAEVAALMRVSKMTVYRLVHGGELTAVRVGRSFRVPEHAVHAYLRGAFSQTA from the coding sequence ATGACGGGTCCAGCCCAAGCCGAGGAGCGCCTCGCCGAGGTGCGTTTCCTGACCGTGGCGGAGGTCGCCGCGCTCATGCGGGTCTCCAAGATGACCGTCTACCGGCTGGTGCACGGTGGTGAGCTGACCGCCGTACGGGTGGGCCGCTCGTTCCGCGTGCCCGAGCACGCCGTGCACGCCTACCTGCGCGGAGCGTTCTCCCAGACCGCTTGA